Genomic segment of Arachis hypogaea cultivar Tifrunner chromosome 16, arahy.Tifrunner.gnm2.J5K5, whole genome shotgun sequence:
GTGTCTAATTTGCAAGCCATGCGTCTCACAATCTTGCATCTTAATGTCACCACCACTAACAATGATATTGTCCTCTATTCTCTCAGCGTTAAGGTTTcttctttctttaattacttcactaatttcatttcatttactAACTACTTTAAATTAATTGTTTGATATTTTTTTGGTGAAGGTGGAAGACGATTGCAAGTTGGGATCAGTGGATGAGATAGCCACGGCTGTGTGCCAAATGATGGAAAACATTCAACATGAGTCTGTTGAATAATTAgggatatttatttaatttgaactaCTAATCAGCAttgcttattttttttcaatcaagacCTTAATTATTAGTGATGGTGATTATGatatttgatttttctttggCTATGTGGCTACTTTAATTTATTCTAGGTTTCAAGTTGTACCAAATTATTATTACCTACCTAGCTATATGTATGTTAATACACTGATTAGTGCCTAGCTATGTGGGAACCTTGGACAAGTTTTTTGGTTTAGTCCTTCTTCTTAAGTATATATAggtataaaaatgattttttggtatatttttgtaatataaaaaatatttttttattaataattttttatgttaaaataaaaGATGTATAAGGGATCATACACAAAATTAATACGTATAAcattacagattactctttcaaTCTGTGCCTTCTCTTTTTCTTGGGGGATGGGAAGAGAAGCTAGGATTGTACTATTTtagtgtataataataataataataataataataataataataataataagtggtGAGTCAATTGTGGGTTGCTTGCTTTGTGAGTGGTAGGCCATGGTGTGAATCGCCACCACATGCCCCAATTGAGCATAATCTCGTCATGTAACTCTccatgaaaatgatgccttaacTTAATATTTGTTTTGCAATGCAATAACATTATTTTCATGTACCCTTTagtccttttcttttatttctctcaTCTCTTGTCCTTTTCTTGTTTATACACTACTTTTAATTTCTCATGCATTCACACTTCTAAATATCTATATAATTTACAAAGAACattaattaacaataaattaataaataaagcaGATGAATGAGTATAGTTTTGCACTGTTGTTAGATTCTGAAGAGAAGGAATTGAAAGGTGCATTGGGGTGGTAGACTTGCAGTGAAAGGTCAAAGAAAAGGAGACCTAATATGTATAGATGTTGAAGGAGGAAAGCACACAGTTTTAGAAAGTGCATGCATTCATACAGAAGAACCAAGAGAAAATATCATGCTCCTTCTTTATCATCATTATCAAAGAGGACTAAGCAGTGTTAGAATCCAGAAATCTACACCTACTAATATAGTGTCAATAATAGTAATAGTAATTAAAAGTAATTGAAAAGGGCAAATGATTAGTGCAttgaaaaaagtgaaaataaataataataataatggtccTCTCATCAAATTGTACGGCGTTCAATTCAAAGCTTAATACCTAGGTAAAAGAAACAGAATAATAATGCTTCGTATTAatgtgaaaaaagaaaatagaaaaaaaaaagttaaaatcaaATAAGCACCTAAAACACGACAAGAAAAATTGAGATTTTAAGTAAAATGTAAAAAGTAAATTAAGTATGTAAATAATaaaattgtaataatatttaaattataaaattatcagatttaataaaaattttatgaaatcaattaattcatttaaagttataatattaaaaaaattttaaaattaaattgaaatactAGCTATTATCCACTTCACccatacaaaaaaaattgaatttagatcctctaaattttaaatttgtactttagaagataaagtgtgatcttttactcttaaatatttttttttttatatttatttttggttccatctataaaataaatgatgagagatcacactatactctaaaataaaattcaaactttagaaaattcaaataaaaaaattggattgTAGTGGGGTCAACATTATCTAGTTCAAGAGCAGAATGAAAATAAACGATAAAGATTATTAGTGATGTTGCAATTTTAAACTATTCACAAAAGTGAGAAGACCTGCTTTTATGATGGTTAAATTTTCCTTTCGATCGAGAAGTTTTATTGGATGATTTGAGGGAGCAATAAGAAATTTAATTTGTATAGTGTAAAAGGTTTCCATTCGTTAATTAATCCATTGATTCTGTGCTCAAAACTTTTTGTATGCAATATTAAATGGAGATTTTGAGTTAGCATATGATTCACAATTTTGaaactttattatatatatatatatataaaacaagcatAACACGGTAAAAGATAAGATGAAGCTAAGATTGTGTGGTTTAAAACATGTTGTGCAGTGCAGATTTTACTGTCTTTTGGTTgcaatatttttatatatgttaGGTTATGCTAGGTGGTCGTGTCTTCCAATTCCATTTTATAATGTCAGATTCTACATGAATCATCGTATAGTAGCAACTAGCTATAGATAGGGATGGCTCTTAGAAAACAAAAGGAGATCGGAATTGAGAGACACACTAAAATAAGTCTTTATAATGTGTTTTTgtgtttaatataaaatatattagattgataaattatgttttaatattatatttaatttaaaataaatataaatatttaatagaagatttaaaattttaaaaattaagtgtgaatatttttttaaaaaaaatattgaaatttttatttttatttttaaaaattttagttttttgtgtttctactttttaaaaaatactaaaagtaCTAAAATGTTATATTCGGATATTAAATACATGTAATACTCATCGGTCTTAATCTCTCGGCCTTAGTTTTAGTCCCAAAAAATAAAGGCATCTTTAATATTTTGTTAGTGAAGgtagcaaataataataatattatgatattatcattttcattttgataatatcattttttataaatttattcaaatatacaatataaaaaaaatcatgtgtAATTGTGTAcgtattgaataataataataataaaaataataattgattgGTATAGGTAGGTAGGTAGGTGATGAAGCTGCAATGTTGTAACTCTTAGAAGATTCCAACTCTTACACAAGTTTGTTTTTATCTTCTTGTAATCATCTGAAGAACATGGCTTTCATAGATTCCACCAGTATACTACCCTtaataatctctctctctctctctcttattatTTTGAAGTTGGATTTGCGAGAAATAAGGAGAATGCAGCATAAATGTCGTCAAATGTTGTTTTTCAATAACATTTGCGTTGGTAaactaaaataatagaaaagttcACGCAtcaacaattttaatttatactgatgaatatttttagttaatattgtATGTATATTAGCATTTTTTTTTAGTACATTTGGACTTTCTTTTGACATTAATATTAACTAATGAGAAATGCTAGGGACAGTAATTTTgatgttttgtaaccatcaattgaccatcaataatatttttaatggtgtgaaattatatCTAATGATGGGAGATCattcacttttattttgatgattaagtgcttgtttgggtgtcattattttgataaaaaaagatcttttttcaatgaaaaaatatattttttttattttttagcgtgtttggcaaatttcgagtagtaaaaataaaagcactagaaaaatcagaaaaacatctttttttaaaagctgtaatttacatctttttttaaaagatcttttttccttaaaaaaaaaagatgtttttcagataataaataaacaaaaaagtacttttatattgttatatccaaacataattgatagataaaaagatctttttgtatgagatatccaaatataaaattacttttacttttttataagatcttttaaaaaaagataactcgacaaaaaatcttttcttagaagctcacccaaacaagccctaagtgctggacaaaaaatacaaaagttactggctcctagactttttcttaactaattattgattaaaaataataaattataaagatACAATAGCGAGCAGTGTTGTTAAAATGAAATGAGATGGGTGAGATTGTTCAAATTTCTATTATATTTGTGATACCAGATCTCTTAATCACATAGATTGTCTTATCTTTGAGTTATGGTAAAATGAAAATTTCTTATATAGTTAGGGACTAAATTTAACGTATGTGGTTTTAAAAACATTATGTTGAAGATAGAATAATCTATGCTTTTTACCataatatttgtaaaaaattataaaaattaaaatttatttcaagcaTCAAGGAATATGATACAAAttgaatgttaaaaatatttaaaaaaaaaataaaaaataaaagatgtcAATGAGTAagacatagtctctccatactcaattaagaggttgtgggttcgagtctcatatctttgataaaaaaaataaaataaaataaaagatataaggAGGAGTACTTTATTCTAAAATATAAGaatgaataattattaatatagaaTTTATACTagctttctaaaatttaaaatcaaattaaataattaaaagtttgGTCATGAATAGTTGAAGACTATGTATGGCAAGACAGAGATATAAAGATATGGGCTTGGATTGGAGTTGTTATAAAGATAGATTGATTAGAAAGCATACAAAAAGAGGAGCTACAAATCTAAAACAAGACTCACTCGAATCACACACAATTTATAGTTGAAAGGCAAATAAAGTGATAAAGAAGATAGAACTATATGATGCATGGAGACTGGGGAGGTTGATCAAATAGAATAAAAGCAGAAAGATAAAGTGGGTTTATAAAATCAATGGAAATCAGACCAAAAGAGGAAAATGATATGCAAAAGCATTAAAAGGGACACTAATAATTGAAGGAAACAAAGTGAATGTGAATATACTCTATGTTGGTCCACATGAGACACTGTCCACTAGCTTTTTCATATTCATATTAATGtccttcaattcaattcaattcaattcatcatgCTCTATATTCAATAATCATGATATACTTGTTTCTTCAATAAAAAGACACGTCCTTCTCTTAATTATTTGACATCGATGTATACAACGGAAATAGTGtacatttattattttctaagttttttctTATTGTTGTAGAcggaatttatatataaatttgggtaaagtatattttttgtctctgaAGTTTTacgaaagttttaaaaatatctctaagttttattttgtttcaattttgtttcaaaaattttcgatttgtatcaaatatacacctgacggctaatttttcaaaaaatttaagaccaattcaacaacaatttcataagaacaacccttaatacaagcaaatcaagcataattttcatacattattgttagattggtcttaaatttttttgaaaatttagtcgtcgagggtatatttgatgcaaatcgaaaatttttgggacaaaattgaaacaaaataaaacttagggatatttttgaaacttttattaaactttagggacaaaaaatatactttaccctataaaTTTTTATGCACTTTCAATATAACAAATTTTATACATACAACTAATTTGGgtatttttatatcaataaaaataattaatttttaaatttattattatttaaaaaattatctagatATATGAGcgtataaaaatatttagattgttaatacattaaaattatattatatatatatatttgtatttgtcAGGACAATAgatttattttcttatattttttttatttttaacagtatcattaaaaatttaaattttatttaaatatttattgttaattaatgaattactgtatatataagataaaattcaaatttttatacttatttaaACATACTATTAAACTATTTCAAATTGAttacaataaatttattttaatgctAAACGAATGAGAAGCTCATCTTATGATTTTTGGGACTTGGAagcagggacggatccagaaatgatattatgggggggccaataacacatataatattaaaaattatgtaaaaaattatataatataagatgtattataaaaatatacggatagagaatatattttaaaataaaaaaatatgtgtatactttttactaacgaagtggtcgattcttcgtatcataaaattcaccgataatagaatgtgtcaaaattttcaacaattttcttttcaatataattaaaagacaattaacaagaaattcatcttttattttgtttctaagttatttttcacaatattcatagttgaaaaagatctcttaattgtagcagttgaaacagagagaattaataccaaacgAATAAACAAAACGgccacaagaagaaaaagaattcactttgagatttaaaaatttttatttaattaaaaaatattagtaataatatctttttcagatttttttaatattgttacttattttttagatattaaaaattattaatatttaaattagactgaacttttatttatattagactaaatactaaatatttttttaaaaaaattaaattatacataataacttattactattaaaaaaagttGGCGGCCGCCACTCGCCCCCTTATGTCCGTCCCTGCTTGGAAGttcatttaaagttttaaactgaCGTCTTAATTTTTGCATGGTAATTGTTAAGACAACCACTTAAATAAAAACAAGAAGCCCATGAAATAACAATTTTTGAGATCCATTTATTGGGCCACGGGATTGAGTATTTCAAAGGAGGAAAAACACCTTTCTGAACAAGAGTAAAGGAGAAATAcgcaaataatatttatttatgaattatgaGTTAGTTCAAACGAGgcacttttttttttggtatgttGGATTGATAGtagtatttttttgaattatgaaaTTGTTAGTGTTAAATCAGACCctttcttgacaaaaaaaaaatcagaccTTTGATTTCTacttaaaaaagaattaaaaattttgaagtatAGAAATCGAATCATTGTATCTTCTACTCAAAATTACAATGTTAAATAATATCATCAATTTTACatccaccaaaaaaaaaaaaaagagccttCAAATGAAACTAACAGAAAAACCGAACCTAAGTAGTATCTTATTTAGAAGTTTGAATTCCCACCAATTTGTTGCAGCTGCAATAGACGGTGGATAATAAATAAGACTATTGTTAACAACATCACAAATAAAACAAGTTATTATATACTATTAATATTCATACCTTGGTTCAATTTGCAAGGTAAGTTGGTATAGGAACACCAGATTGTTGTGTCAAATTTTTATAAGCATCTTGCAATCTTTTAGTGACAGGCCCTATTTCTCCATCACCAATTCTGCGTCCATCAACTTTCACCACCTACATCATTTATTCAATAATTATGCGCACTTAGAATCAAATCCAACTTAGTTAAATTTTGAATGAATATCACATTCATAATAAGACACTTACTGGGCTTAGTTCTCCCATGGTTCCTGATGTCCACATCTGCAGGGTTATTTGAACATCAATATTTGTTAGTAATGTCTCATATTAATTAGAGAAAAAGATACTTGATACATGAACCGAACTGAACTGAATCGAATCGAGTCAAATCGAAACCGAACCTCGTCTGCGGTGTGCACTTCTGATAAGCTAATTCTTCGCTCCTCTAAGATTAAGTCCTCCTTCACCACTAGATCCATTATCTACATATATAACCAAATAGTAACTGACTATTCAGATGAAGATATTAGTGTAAAGATGAAGACATATTTGACTAAactgtttaatattttttcatggtgaaGACTCGCATGCATGACCGTTAGATAGTTTGACAGGTTTGACTAAACTATAATTTAACAGttttcaattatcaactttataCAAAGACAATAAAAAGGTATTATGTTATGGTAAAAACTCCCATACAGTTCATGTGAAGTTAATAATTGAGAGTTATTAGATGACAATTTAGTCAAAcctgtcaaatcatctaacgacacTTAATTACACGTGAGTTTTCACCTTATGTTATAGTATACCGTAGCGCGGGTAATCCCAGGAAGACAATAATCGGCATGAGGAGTGCTAACGCGTCCCTTCTTTACTATGAACTGcaccatagaaaaaaaaaaaaaaaaagaaaatcaacaCAAACGAGTTCAAGTGTTCGAAATCATTGAAAAGGTGCACATAGGATATATAGGAGGATTATGATGATAATGACATACAATGTTAGTTGCATTGGTTTCAGATACATAACCATCTTTGTCTAGCATAATTGCATCATCTACTTTTGCGTTATTGCCTTCAATCTGCGCCAATATATcatcataataatataatttgaatcCACCAGAACAAccagaaaattaaaatacaatacaACATAATACATTACCTTTGCAAGTATATTATTGAGGAGGTTATTGTGATGAATCTTTGAATCCAAACTCTGGTGGTTAGGAAAACAGAGAAAAGAATAATGATTAAGAGAACAGAGTCTTTTATATAATAAAGGAGTATGCAAATCAAGGAACATACATTAGGTGAATTACGgcgagttgaagcagttacaagaACGATACCACGTGTATTATCATATACTGGGGGCTTCCATTCAGCGAGCACTGCATATATTCTCGCATAATAAATCTAATTATACACGTATTTAACACATGAAATAACTCCTCtaacatattttatttgaatataaagTATCATGTTTGAATTAAACTTTGGATAATTAACTTATGGTAAAAACTCACGTACAgttattttcatgtgaagttgatagttgaaagctgtagatgacaatttagtcaaatctgttaaatcatctaacaactttcaactatcaatttcatataaaatGAACTGCACGTCAGTTTTTACATTAACTTATTATGTCATTTTCATTCTCATCGGACTATTAAGTCTGTAAAAAAGTTATGTAATCTTAGAATATATTTAATGCATGTTTCAAAAGCTTATTTCTACGGAAGCTTCAACTATATTTTGGATTGGTTAACTGTATGATTATTTAATACATCAACAGCGTGCAAAATTCCCTAATCATTTTTAGTTATAGGATGGAATTACCAATTAATGTGCATCCATATAGATTGAATGCTGGACTCATCCCAGAAGTGACCTACACAGAAAAGCAAATCAATATTCTTTCACTGTCATGTCACTTTAAATAGAGATTAGAGAGTAAAACAAACCTTCTTCCCTCTTGTTAGAGATAGTCTGATGTGTGAATTGTCAAACATGCCATTCctaatcaaggttctgaaaattgcATCCTTAATCTGTAAATTTTGGAACCATGCTCATTAGTCACCATGTATTTCCAGTTATGTATGCTAGTCAGGGGTGCTAAATTGAAATCAAACACACCTCATCTCTAGTTGGAACATTTTCAAAAGCCAAAGCTTTTGCTGAATCAAACATCCTAATTTAAAGCAACAAATAATCAACATTAACTTCTGAGTGTTTTATATATGATAAAACAGTAAATTGAAAGTATAgaatatatgatttaaaaatttgttacatTAATACCTGTCTAGATGTTCTTCAAGCTTGAATATCTTGCCATTATACACTCTAAGACCCTCCCAAACCGAGTCGCCCCCTTGGACAACCGAATCAAACACAGATACCTGATAGATCATAAGGTAAAAATTTCTATCACCCTGCCAATGTGTGAATCAATCACATGAATACAAATGTTAATTCCATTCAAAAAGTTATTAAGTACCTTTGCGCTATCACGCGGCACAATCTCATCACCAACCCAAACAAGAATTTTCTCATTTGTAGGAACAGGAAGGTCAGGAAGTGGTAAAGGAGGGCTTAGAAGTGATGATTGCTTCTTCTTCACATGGCGTCGAAGCATATTGTACAACGGTAGACTTTGCTCCAACAGATCATACAGAGAAAATGGAAATGTCTGAAAAGAGAAcaataaaattgaatttgaacACAATCAATCAATGTCCTAGACTCAACAGAACATGAAATTGAACATAAAAAACAGAAACATAACATTACCTGAGGATACCTTTTCGCTTGGTTAAAACAAGTAGATTTATGAATAGATTCATACCACCAAGGTGCCCATAAGCCATCTATTGATTTTGGACCTTCTTCCCAACTGcaaaattttgtaaatttttcaaCTTTTCATGCATGCAAAAATGATTGTTGCAAATAAGAATCCTTGtatttgaatatatataataCACCAGAAGATAAATTAATGAATACACTAACAACATGTCTGAAAAAATGACTAAATCCTAGCATGCATATATACCTGAGCATGGTAGGTTGAaaagggatctccaaatcatcacAAAGACCTCGCAGAGTAGCCTACAAATTAAACAAGGCCATGACCATTGATATTATAAAATGAATGGTTTAGTATTGTTGAAGTATATAGCTAGAGAGATACCTCAGGATGTTGTTGAAGGTCTGCAGCATCAATAACAGGCGGCGACTTGCCTAGCTCGCGAAGCTCGTTGTATATACAGACAAGCTCTGCCAATCCCAACTCAAAGAAAGATGGAGCCACAACCTTGTCAAATGATGGCTGCATTCACATGTGACAAATTACAAAAATCAAGAGTATTTTCACTATTTTGTTTATTCATAATAATCAAGTGTTGTTACCAAAATGTCAAGAGGATTTCTGATCAGAATGAAGTGTTTCCCTTTCTTCATTAGATCATTTGTCAAACCTGGTACCCTTTGCTTTGCTATGTGCTGAAAACAGTGAAATTAAGTGAAGTAAACAAGTTTGAAGAACAAAAGAGGAATTTCACATATCATTACAGACAAGATAATAGTACTTACCTTACAATATCTATACTTCATCCTTCCTGGACCAAAAATTATATCATTCACCACCTTATTTCCATCAGATTCCTTTTACAATTGAAACACAAATTTCAACATGGAACATGCAAAGTGAgagagataataataataataataataagatttaattattctgttgatccttatagttttatcaaatttgtaattagatttttatattttttttttctttcaattaggtttttacactatttttaattttataattaggttctTTCTAgtgtaaaaatattagaattaactgaattgaaggtattcataattaaaaatctaattagatctttgacagcatatattttaagaaaaatattatgttaattttaacgtttttgaCATGAAAatgatctaattacaaaattaaaaacagttaaaaaactcaattgaaaagaaaaataaatatagctaTCTAATTAAAACTTTGGTAAAATTATAGGAACCAACAAacctaataataatgatgatgatgcagGAATTTAAATGAGAGAGACATAGATACCATTTTGGAGAGTAGTTCTTTCCTGTAAGGTCTATCAAGACCAGTAACTCGAAGGAAATTTGCATAGAGAGGCTCATCAAGAACTTCTATGTCATCCCTCTGCACACCATTTTATAAATCAAAACTCAGAATAGTATGTAGTTAGGATAATCTTCAACACCAAAAATGATCACTAAAATGAACCATTATTACTAAGtgataataataacaatgaatTTGCATTTAACAATGAAGAAGGTACCTGAGCAAAAGAATACATGGTACTAGTACTTAAGGATCTTGGTGCAGACCATGAGTGAATCACCTCCACTATTTCACTTCCCACCATCTCTGATCTGATGCTTCTTCCGAATTTCGaagttatttatctttttaatgcaGAATAATTAAGAACACTTTGACATAAATTTGAGTCGACAAATATGATGACACATTTACGTACTCCAATTGGCTTAGGGGCTGGGGTAGCGTAACAAATAACAACCCTGCCAATATTATCGTACTGGAAACCGTGGCGGTCGAATTTGTTGCATTGTTGCATGCAAATGTAAAGTGTCCTTTGTGTGGGTTACGCACACTGCTTTTGTTATTTTGGTATAGCAGCCAAAGTTTTGTTACCTGGCGGTCTTTAATTGCTATAAATATAGTTATATTCACACACAAATTTATACTATATGTTCCCATTAGAAAAATAACGAACTCACaagacattattttttattttctttctctttttctatgCACTCTTTTACTTTGTATTAGAGTGTCTTTCTAAAATtttgtataaataaataaataaaatttattatttattaatacatgtatttttaaaattatttatattttttcatattatttatcttatttataatGATATATATTTACACGTATCTTAAATGAGAtaaggaaaaaaatattaaatatgtataaacatGATTCTTTTAATTCATTGATtcatttatatattgttttttttttcttctttatccaTTAGATAATATTCATTTAACATATCGAAAAAAATCTATTTATCTTGACATAATGTACTCCACGAGAACATAATGTACTTTAGGTGTAAAATTCTTttatacaataaaaattatatctttaaaaaaaatcaaaaacaaagaaaaggtaTTTGTAATAcaatttgaattattttagaaactaaaattgatataattttttataattcgaattatattaatttgatttttaattttttaatctaatccaattttattctaataattttaatttgtgtcatatcgatttgaatttattttttaatctaatcCGACTCAAACTATTGTAATTTGGttagtttaaatttatttattttatccaaattttaaattttataatttaaaaattgtaattattattttttaaactgaaTTATATagtatt
This window contains:
- the LOC112758170 gene encoding branched-chain-amino-acid aminotransferase-like protein 2, which gives rise to MVGSEIVEVIHSWSAPRSLSTSTMYSFAQRDDIEVLDEPLYANFLRVTGLDRPYRKELLSKMESDGNKVVNDIIFGPGRMKYRYCKHIAKQRVPGLTNDLMKKGKHFILIRNPLDILPSFDKVVAPSFFELGLAELVCIYNELRELGKSPPVIDAADLQQHPEATLRGLCDDLEIPFQPTMLSWEEGPKSIDGLWAPWWYESIHKSTCFNQAKRYPQTFPFSLYDLLEQSLPLYNMLRRHVKKKQSSLLSPPLPLPDLPVPTNEKILVWVGDEIVPRDSAKVSVFDSVVQGGDSVWEGLRVYNGKIFKLEEHLDRMFDSAKALAFENVPTRDEIKDAIFRTLIRNGMFDNSHIRLSLTRGKKVTSGMSPAFNLYGCTLIVLAEWKPPVYDNTRGIVLVTASTRRNSPNSLDSKIHHNNLLNNILAKIEGNNAKVDDAIMLDKDGYVSETNATNIFIVKKGRVSTPHADYCLPGITRATIMDLVVKEDLILEERRISLSEVHTADEMWTSGTMGELSPVVKVDGRRIGDGEIGPVTKRLQDAYKNLTQQSGVPIPTYLAN